From one Nycticebus coucang isolate mNycCou1 chromosome 14, mNycCou1.pri, whole genome shotgun sequence genomic stretch:
- the LOC128565271 gene encoding COMM domain-containing protein 4-like, which translates to MRFRFCGDLDCPDWVLAEISTLSKISSVKLQLLCSQVLKELLGQGIDYEKILKLTADAKFESGDVKATVAVLSFILSSAAKHSVDGESLSSELPQLGLPKEHAASLCRCYEEKQSPLQEHLRACSLRVNRLAGVGWRVDYTLSSSLLQSVEEPMVHLRLEVASGPGVPAQPVVMSLSADKFQVLLAELKQAQALMNALG; encoded by the coding sequence ATGAGGTTCCGGTTTTGTGGTGATCTGGACTGTCCTGACTGGGTCCTGGCAGAGATCAGTACACTGTCCAAGATTTCCTCTGTGAAGCTGCAGCTGCTGTGCAGCCAGGTACTAAAGGAGCTTCTGGGACAGGGGATTGATTACGAGAAGATCCTGAAGCTCACTGCTGATGCCAAGTTTGAGTCTGGTGATGTGAAGGCCACAGTGGCAGTACTGAGTTTCATCCTCTCCAGTGCGGCAAAGCACAGCGTTGATGGTGAATCCTTGTCTAGTGAACTGCCACAGCTGGGGCTGCCCAAAGAGCATGCAGCTAGCCTGTGCCGCTGTTATGAGGAGAAGCAAAGCCCTCTGCAGGAGCACCTGCGGGCCTGCAGTCTGCGCGTGAATAGGTTGGCAGGAGTGGGCTGGCGGGTAGACTACACCCTGAGCTCCAGCCTGCTGCAATCCGTGGAAGAGCCCATGGTGCACCTGCGGCTGGAGGTGGCATCTGGCCCAGGTGTCCCAGCACAGCCTGTTGTCATGTCCCTCTCAGCAGACAAGTTCCAGGTCCTCCTGGCAGAACTGAAGCAGGCCCAGGCCCTGATGAACGCCCTGGGCTGA